A stretch of the Malus sylvestris chromosome 10, drMalSylv7.2, whole genome shotgun sequence genome encodes the following:
- the LOC126584920 gene encoding auxin-induced protein 15A-like, protein MGFRLPSVIPAKKLLQRSLSNSSQGASNNLADVPKGYFPVYVGESEKQRFVVPISILNQPAFQDLLSAAEEEFGFDHPMGGLTIPCRQDAFLDLISSLKAL, encoded by the coding sequence ATGGGATTCCGTCTTCCATCTGTAATTCCTGCCAAGAAACTTCTTCAGCGTTCTCTTTCAAATTCAAGTCAAGGAGCTTCGAATAATTTAGCTGATGTCCCAAAAGGTTATTTTCCAGTTTATGTTGGCGAGAGTGAGAAACAGCGGTTTGTTGTTCCTATATCAATCCTCAACCAGCCTGCATTTCAAGACTTGCTAAGTGCGGCTGAAGAAGAATTCGGATTTGATCACCCAATGGGCGGTCTGACAATTCCCTGCAGACAAGATGCCTTCCTTGATCTTATTTCTAGCTTGAAAGCATTATGA